In Callospermophilus lateralis isolate mCalLat2 chromosome 19, mCalLat2.hap1, whole genome shotgun sequence, the following are encoded in one genomic region:
- the Dnase1 gene encoding deoxyribonuclease-1 isoform X2 — protein MRGTRPMIVLLALASLQLVVTSLRIAAFNIRSFGETKMSNATLSSYIVQILSRYDIALVQEVRDTYLTAVGKLLDELNRPDQVSVLDSYYYDDGCEPCGNDTFSREPAIVKFFSPYTHVREFAIVPLHAAPADAVTEIDALYDVYLDVRQKWGLEDIMLMGDFNAGCSYVTPSHWSSIRLRTDPAFQWLIPDTADTTVTSTHCAYDRIVVSGALLQAAIVPDSAVPYDFQVAYSLSNKLAEAISDHYPVEVTLRRA, from the exons ATGAGGGGCACAAGGCCCATGATAGTGCTGCTTGCCTTGGCCAGCCTGCAGCTCGTGGTCACATCTCTGAGAATTGCAGCCTTCAACATACGGAGTTTTGGGGAGACCAAGATGTCCAATGCAACCCTCTCTAGCTACATTGTGCAG ATCCTGAGTCGCTACGACATTGCTCTTGTCCAGGAGGTCAGAGACACCTACCTGACAGCTGTGGGGAAACTGCTGGATGAACTTAACCG GCCTGACCAAGTGTCCGTGTTGGACAGCTACTACTACGATGACGGCTGTGAGCCCTGTGGGAATGACACCTTCAGTCGAGAACCAGCCATTGTCAAGTTCTTCTCCCCATATACAC atgtcaGGGAGTTTGCCATCGTGCCCCTGCATGCTGCCCCAGCTGACGCAGTGACAGAGATTGATGCTCTCTATGACGTCTACCTGGATGTCCGGCAGAAGTGGGGCCTGGAG GACATCATGTTGATGGGTGATTTTAATGCTGGCTGCAGCTATGTGACCCCCTCCCACTGGTCCTCCATCCGTCTGCGTACAGACCCTGCCTTCCAGTGGCTCATTCCCGACACTGCGGACACTACAGTCACGTCCACACACTGTGCCTACGACAG GATTGTGGTCTCTGGAGCTCTCCTCCAAGCTGCCATTGTTCCCGACTCGGCTGTCCCTTATGACTTCCAAGTGGCCTACAGCCTGAGCAACAAGCTC GCTGAGGCCATCAGTGACCACTACCCAGTGGAGGTGACGCTGAGGAGAGCCTGA
- the Dnase1 gene encoding deoxyribonuclease-1 isoform X4, whose amino-acid sequence MRGTRPMIVLLALASLQLVVTSLRIAAFNIRSFGETKMSNATLSSYIVQILSRYDIALVQEVRDTYLTAVGKLLDELNRDAKDNYHYVVSEPLGRSSYKEQYLFVYRPDQVSVLDSYYYDDGCEPCGNDTFSREPAIVKFFSPYTHVREFAIVPLHAAPADAVTEIDALYDVYLDVRQKWGLETLPSSGSFPTLRTLQSRPHTVPTTGLWSLELSSKLPLFPTRLSLMTSKWPTA is encoded by the exons ATGAGGGGCACAAGGCCCATGATAGTGCTGCTTGCCTTGGCCAGCCTGCAGCTCGTGGTCACATCTCTGAGAATTGCAGCCTTCAACATACGGAGTTTTGGGGAGACCAAGATGTCCAATGCAACCCTCTCTAGCTACATTGTGCAG ATCCTGAGTCGCTACGACATTGCTCTTGTCCAGGAGGTCAGAGACACCTACCTGACAGCTGTGGGGAAACTGCTGGATGAACTTAACCG AGATGCAAAGGACAATTACCACTATGTGGTCAGCGAGCCACTGGGACGCAGTAGCTATAAGGAGCAGTACCTTTTCGTGTACAG GCCTGACCAAGTGTCCGTGTTGGACAGCTACTACTACGATGACGGCTGTGAGCCCTGTGGGAATGACACCTTCAGTCGAGAACCAGCCATTGTCAAGTTCTTCTCCCCATATACAC atgtcaGGGAGTTTGCCATCGTGCCCCTGCATGCTGCCCCAGCTGACGCAGTGACAGAGATTGATGCTCTCTATGACGTCTACCTGGATGTCCGGCAGAAGTGGGGCCTGGAG ACCCTGCCTTCCAGTGGCTCATTCCCGACACTGCGGACACTACAGTCACGTCCACACACTGTGCCTACGACAG GATTGTGGTCTCTGGAGCTCTCCTCCAAGCTGCCATTGTTCCCGACTCGGCTGTCCCTTATGACTTCCAAGTGGCCTACAGCCTGA
- the Dnase1 gene encoding deoxyribonuclease-1 isoform X3 codes for MSNATLSSYIVQILSRYDIALVQEVRDTYLTAVGKLLDELNRDAKDNYHYVVSEPLGRSSYKEQYLFVYRPDQVSVLDSYYYDDGCEPCGNDTFSREPAIVKFFSPYTHVREFAIVPLHAAPADAVTEIDALYDVYLDVRQKWGLEDIMLMGDFNAGCSYVTPSHWSSIRLRTDPAFQWLIPDTADTTVTSTHCAYDRIVVSGALLQAAIVPDSAVPYDFQVAYSLSNKLAEAISDHYPVEVTLRRA; via the exons ATGTCCAATGCAACCCTCTCTAGCTACATTGTGCAG ATCCTGAGTCGCTACGACATTGCTCTTGTCCAGGAGGTCAGAGACACCTACCTGACAGCTGTGGGGAAACTGCTGGATGAACTTAACCG AGATGCAAAGGACAATTACCACTATGTGGTCAGCGAGCCACTGGGACGCAGTAGCTATAAGGAGCAGTACCTTTTCGTGTACAG GCCTGACCAAGTGTCCGTGTTGGACAGCTACTACTACGATGACGGCTGTGAGCCCTGTGGGAATGACACCTTCAGTCGAGAACCAGCCATTGTCAAGTTCTTCTCCCCATATACAC atgtcaGGGAGTTTGCCATCGTGCCCCTGCATGCTGCCCCAGCTGACGCAGTGACAGAGATTGATGCTCTCTATGACGTCTACCTGGATGTCCGGCAGAAGTGGGGCCTGGAG GACATCATGTTGATGGGTGATTTTAATGCTGGCTGCAGCTATGTGACCCCCTCCCACTGGTCCTCCATCCGTCTGCGTACAGACCCTGCCTTCCAGTGGCTCATTCCCGACACTGCGGACACTACAGTCACGTCCACACACTGTGCCTACGACAG GATTGTGGTCTCTGGAGCTCTCCTCCAAGCTGCCATTGTTCCCGACTCGGCTGTCCCTTATGACTTCCAAGTGGCCTACAGCCTGAGCAACAAGCTC GCTGAGGCCATCAGTGACCACTACCCAGTGGAGGTGACGCTGAGGAGAGCCTGA
- the Dnase1 gene encoding deoxyribonuclease-1 isoform X1, which yields MRGTRPMIVLLALASLQLVVTSLRIAAFNIRSFGETKMSNATLSSYIVQILSRYDIALVQEVRDTYLTAVGKLLDELNRDAKDNYHYVVSEPLGRSSYKEQYLFVYRPDQVSVLDSYYYDDGCEPCGNDTFSREPAIVKFFSPYTHVREFAIVPLHAAPADAVTEIDALYDVYLDVRQKWGLEDIMLMGDFNAGCSYVTPSHWSSIRLRTDPAFQWLIPDTADTTVTSTHCAYDRIVVSGALLQAAIVPDSAVPYDFQVAYSLSNKLAEAISDHYPVEVTLRRA from the exons ATGAGGGGCACAAGGCCCATGATAGTGCTGCTTGCCTTGGCCAGCCTGCAGCTCGTGGTCACATCTCTGAGAATTGCAGCCTTCAACATACGGAGTTTTGGGGAGACCAAGATGTCCAATGCAACCCTCTCTAGCTACATTGTGCAG ATCCTGAGTCGCTACGACATTGCTCTTGTCCAGGAGGTCAGAGACACCTACCTGACAGCTGTGGGGAAACTGCTGGATGAACTTAACCG AGATGCAAAGGACAATTACCACTATGTGGTCAGCGAGCCACTGGGACGCAGTAGCTATAAGGAGCAGTACCTTTTCGTGTACAG GCCTGACCAAGTGTCCGTGTTGGACAGCTACTACTACGATGACGGCTGTGAGCCCTGTGGGAATGACACCTTCAGTCGAGAACCAGCCATTGTCAAGTTCTTCTCCCCATATACAC atgtcaGGGAGTTTGCCATCGTGCCCCTGCATGCTGCCCCAGCTGACGCAGTGACAGAGATTGATGCTCTCTATGACGTCTACCTGGATGTCCGGCAGAAGTGGGGCCTGGAG GACATCATGTTGATGGGTGATTTTAATGCTGGCTGCAGCTATGTGACCCCCTCCCACTGGTCCTCCATCCGTCTGCGTACAGACCCTGCCTTCCAGTGGCTCATTCCCGACACTGCGGACACTACAGTCACGTCCACACACTGTGCCTACGACAG GATTGTGGTCTCTGGAGCTCTCCTCCAAGCTGCCATTGTTCCCGACTCGGCTGTCCCTTATGACTTCCAAGTGGCCTACAGCCTGAGCAACAAGCTC GCTGAGGCCATCAGTGACCACTACCCAGTGGAGGTGACGCTGAGGAGAGCCTGA
- the Trap1 gene encoding heat shock protein 75 kDa, mitochondrial isoform X2: MARELRTLLIWGRRLRAPLRAPAQAAAPEGKSVLCPQRTPLQFRSPRQNLVSSFYPGRLYSTSQAAEDKKEEPLHSIISSTETVQGSISRHEFQAETKKLLDIVARSLYSEKEVFIRELISNASDALEKLRHKLVSDGQTLPEMEIHLQTDSEKGTITIQDTGIGMTQEELVSNLGTIARSGSKAFLEALQNQAEASSKIIGQFGVGFYSAFMVADRVEVYSRSVAPGNPGYQWLSDGSGVFEIAEASGVRTGTKIVIHLKSDCREFASEARVQDVVTKYSNFVSFPLYLNGRRINTLQALWTMDPKDVSELQHEEFYRYIAQAYDKPRYTLHYRTDAPLNIRSLFYVPEMKPSMFDVSRELGSSVALYSRKVLIQTKAADILPKWLRFVRGVVDSEDIPLNLSRELLQESALIRKLRDVLQQRLIKFFVDQSKRDAEKYAKFFEDYGLFMREGIVTTAEQEVKEDIAKLLRYESSALPAGQLTSLSDYASRMQAGTRNIYYLCAPSRHLAEHSPYYEAMKQKHTEVLFCYEQFDELTLLHLREFDKKKLISVETDIVVDQYKEEKFEDTSPASDRLSEKETEELMAWMRNALGSRVANVKVTLRLDTHPAMVTVLEMGAARHFLRMQQLAKTQEERAQLLQPTLEINPSFRQTQHLCLYVVLRIEPGPHACQAHADQEAQSAERAGARAGPAAGQPDL, translated from the exons GAAAGTCAGTTCTGTGTCCTCAGAGGACCCCACTTCAGTTCAGGAGCCCCAGGCAAAACCTGGTTTCCAGCTTCTACCCCGGACGTCTGTATAGTACGTCGCAGGCTGCTGAGGACAAGAAGGAGGAGCCCCTGCATTCCATCATTAGCAGCACTGAGACCGTGCAAg GGTCCATCTCCAGACACGAGTTCCAGGCGGAGACAAAGAAGCTTTTGGATATCGTGGCCCGTTCCCTATACTCAGAAAAAGAG gtgtttATACGGGAGCTCATCTCCAATGCCAGCGATGCCTTGGAAAAGCTGCGACACAAGTTGGTGTCTGATGGCCAGACCCTGCCAGAAATGGAAATTCACCTGCAGACAGATTCTGAGAAAGGCACCATCACCATCCAG GACACTGGCATCGGGATGACACAGGAGGAGCTGGTGTCCAATCTGGGCACAATCGCCAGATCAGGGTCAAAG GCCTTTCTGGAAGCACTGCAGAACCAGGCGGAGGCCAGCAGCAAGATCATCGGCCAGTTTGGAGTGGGCTTCTACTCGGCCTTCATGGTGGCTGACAGAGTTGAAGTCTATTCCCGCTCAGTGGCCCCTGGGAACCCAGGTTATCAGTGGCTATCAGATGG CTCTGGAGTGTTTGAAATTGCTGAAGCTTCAGGAGTCAGAACTGGAACCAAAATTGTCATCCACCTCAAGTCAGACTGCAGAGAGTTTGCCAGTGAAGCCCGGGTTCAAG ATGTGGTGACCAAGTACAGTAACTTCGTCAGCTTCCCTCTGTACCTTAATGGAAGGCGGATTAACACCTTGCAG GCCCTCTGGACGATGGATCCCAAGGATGTCAGCGAGTTGCAGCATGAGGAATTCTACCGTTACATCGCTCAGGCATATGATAAGCCCCGCTACACCCTGCACTACAGGACAGACGCACCCCTCAACATCCGGAGCCTCTTCTATGTGCCAGAGATG AAACCTTCCATGTTTGACGTGAGCAGGGAGCTGGGCTCCAGTGTGGCACTGTATAGTCGCAAAGTCCTCATCCAGACCAAGGCTGCAGACATCCTACCCAAGTGGCTGCGCTTCGTTCGAG GTGTGGTGGACAGTGAGGACATCCCTCTGAACCTCAGCCGGGAGctcctgcaggagagtgcactcaTCCG GAAGCTCCGGGACGTGTTACAGCAGAGGCTGATAAAGTTCTTCGTTGACCAGAGCAAAAGGGATGCTGAGAAGTACGCAAAGTTTTTTGAAGATTATGGCTTGTTCATGAGAGAAGGCATTGTGACCACTGCAGAGCAGGAGGTCAAG GAGGACATCGCGAAGCTGCTGCGTTACGAGTCTTCAGCACTGCCTGCTGGGCAGCTGACCAGTCTGTCAGACTATGCCAGCCGCATGCAGGCTGGCACCCGCAACATCTACTACCTGTGCGCACCCAGCCGGCACCTGGCAGAGCACTCGCCCTACTACGAGGCTATGAAACAGAAGCACACAGAG GTCCTCTTCTGTTATGAGCAGTTTGATGAGCTCACCTTGCTGCACCTTCGAGAGTTTGACAAGAAGAAGCTAATCTCTGTAGAGACAGACATTGTTGTCGATCAGtacaaggaggaaaagtttgaggaCACATCACCAG CCAGTGACCGCCTGTCTGAGAAGGAAACAGAGGAGCTGATGGCCTGGATGAGGAACGCACTGGGATCTCGAGTTGCCAACGTAAAG GTGACTCTCCGCCTGGACACCCACCCTGCCATGGTGACTGTGCTAGAGATGGGGGCCGCCCGGCACTTCCTGCGCATGCAGCAGCTGGCCAAGACACAAGAGGAGCGTGCTCAGCTCCTACAGCCCACACTGGAGATCAACCCCAG ttttcggcagacacaacatctttgtttgtatgtggtgctgaggatcgaacccgggccgcacgcatgccag GCACATGCTGATCAAGAAGCTCAGTCAGCTGAGAGAGCAGGAGCCAGAGCTGGCCCAGCTGCTGGCCAACCAG ATCTATGA
- the Trap1 gene encoding heat shock protein 75 kDa, mitochondrial isoform X1, with protein sequence MARELRTLLIWGRRLRAPLRAPAQAAAPEGKSVLCPQRTPLQFRSPRQNLVSSFYPGRLYSTSQAAEDKKEEPLHSIISSTETVQGSISRHEFQAETKKLLDIVARSLYSEKEVFIRELISNASDALEKLRHKLVSDGQTLPEMEIHLQTDSEKGTITIQDTGIGMTQEELVSNLGTIARSGSKAFLEALQNQAEASSKIIGQFGVGFYSAFMVADRVEVYSRSVAPGNPGYQWLSDGSGVFEIAEASGVRTGTKIVIHLKSDCREFASEARVQDVVTKYSNFVSFPLYLNGRRINTLQALWTMDPKDVSELQHEEFYRYIAQAYDKPRYTLHYRTDAPLNIRSLFYVPEMKPSMFDVSRELGSSVALYSRKVLIQTKAADILPKWLRFVRGVVDSEDIPLNLSRELLQESALIRKLRDVLQQRLIKFFVDQSKRDAEKYAKFFEDYGLFMREGIVTTAEQEVKEDIAKLLRYESSALPAGQLTSLSDYASRMQAGTRNIYYLCAPSRHLAEHSPYYEAMKQKHTEVLFCYEQFDELTLLHLREFDKKKLISVETDIVVDQYKEEKFEDTSPASDRLSEKETEELMAWMRNALGSRVANVKVTLRLDTHPAMVTVLEMGAARHFLRMQQLAKTQEERAQLLQPTLEINPRHMLIKKLSQLREQEPELAQLLANQIYDNAMIAAGLVDDPRPMVGRLNDLLVKALERH encoded by the exons GAAAGTCAGTTCTGTGTCCTCAGAGGACCCCACTTCAGTTCAGGAGCCCCAGGCAAAACCTGGTTTCCAGCTTCTACCCCGGACGTCTGTATAGTACGTCGCAGGCTGCTGAGGACAAGAAGGAGGAGCCCCTGCATTCCATCATTAGCAGCACTGAGACCGTGCAAg GGTCCATCTCCAGACACGAGTTCCAGGCGGAGACAAAGAAGCTTTTGGATATCGTGGCCCGTTCCCTATACTCAGAAAAAGAG gtgtttATACGGGAGCTCATCTCCAATGCCAGCGATGCCTTGGAAAAGCTGCGACACAAGTTGGTGTCTGATGGCCAGACCCTGCCAGAAATGGAAATTCACCTGCAGACAGATTCTGAGAAAGGCACCATCACCATCCAG GACACTGGCATCGGGATGACACAGGAGGAGCTGGTGTCCAATCTGGGCACAATCGCCAGATCAGGGTCAAAG GCCTTTCTGGAAGCACTGCAGAACCAGGCGGAGGCCAGCAGCAAGATCATCGGCCAGTTTGGAGTGGGCTTCTACTCGGCCTTCATGGTGGCTGACAGAGTTGAAGTCTATTCCCGCTCAGTGGCCCCTGGGAACCCAGGTTATCAGTGGCTATCAGATGG CTCTGGAGTGTTTGAAATTGCTGAAGCTTCAGGAGTCAGAACTGGAACCAAAATTGTCATCCACCTCAAGTCAGACTGCAGAGAGTTTGCCAGTGAAGCCCGGGTTCAAG ATGTGGTGACCAAGTACAGTAACTTCGTCAGCTTCCCTCTGTACCTTAATGGAAGGCGGATTAACACCTTGCAG GCCCTCTGGACGATGGATCCCAAGGATGTCAGCGAGTTGCAGCATGAGGAATTCTACCGTTACATCGCTCAGGCATATGATAAGCCCCGCTACACCCTGCACTACAGGACAGACGCACCCCTCAACATCCGGAGCCTCTTCTATGTGCCAGAGATG AAACCTTCCATGTTTGACGTGAGCAGGGAGCTGGGCTCCAGTGTGGCACTGTATAGTCGCAAAGTCCTCATCCAGACCAAGGCTGCAGACATCCTACCCAAGTGGCTGCGCTTCGTTCGAG GTGTGGTGGACAGTGAGGACATCCCTCTGAACCTCAGCCGGGAGctcctgcaggagagtgcactcaTCCG GAAGCTCCGGGACGTGTTACAGCAGAGGCTGATAAAGTTCTTCGTTGACCAGAGCAAAAGGGATGCTGAGAAGTACGCAAAGTTTTTTGAAGATTATGGCTTGTTCATGAGAGAAGGCATTGTGACCACTGCAGAGCAGGAGGTCAAG GAGGACATCGCGAAGCTGCTGCGTTACGAGTCTTCAGCACTGCCTGCTGGGCAGCTGACCAGTCTGTCAGACTATGCCAGCCGCATGCAGGCTGGCACCCGCAACATCTACTACCTGTGCGCACCCAGCCGGCACCTGGCAGAGCACTCGCCCTACTACGAGGCTATGAAACAGAAGCACACAGAG GTCCTCTTCTGTTATGAGCAGTTTGATGAGCTCACCTTGCTGCACCTTCGAGAGTTTGACAAGAAGAAGCTAATCTCTGTAGAGACAGACATTGTTGTCGATCAGtacaaggaggaaaagtttgaggaCACATCACCAG CCAGTGACCGCCTGTCTGAGAAGGAAACAGAGGAGCTGATGGCCTGGATGAGGAACGCACTGGGATCTCGAGTTGCCAACGTAAAG GTGACTCTCCGCCTGGACACCCACCCTGCCATGGTGACTGTGCTAGAGATGGGGGCCGCCCGGCACTTCCTGCGCATGCAGCAGCTGGCCAAGACACAAGAGGAGCGTGCTCAGCTCCTACAGCCCACACTGGAGATCAACCCCAG GCACATGCTGATCAAGAAGCTCAGTCAGCTGAGAGAGCAGGAGCCAGAGCTGGCCCAGCTGCTGGCCAACCAG ATCTATGACAACGCCATGATAGCAGCAGGGCTAGTGGACGACCCCAGGCCCATGGTTGGCCGCCTCAATGACCTTCTCGTCAAGGCCCTGGAGAGACACTGA